One Cervus canadensis isolate Bull #8, Minnesota chromosome 1, ASM1932006v1, whole genome shotgun sequence genomic window carries:
- the SDS gene encoding L-serine dehydratase/L-threonine deaminase — translation MSRRPLHEETPVRDSMTLSKVAGTTVYLKIDSSQPSGSFKIRGIGHLCTTWAERGCEHFVCSSAGNAGMAAAYAARKLGIPATIVVPSTTPALTIQRLKNEGAMVKVVGETLDEAIRVAKDLEKNNSGWVYIPPFDDPLIWEGHSSIVKELKKTMTEKPGAIVLAVGGGGLLCGVVQGLVEVGWRDVPIIAMETIGAESFHASTKAGKLVTLPRITSVAKALGVTTVAAQAMKVYREHPIFSEVVSDQEAVAALEKFVDDEKILVEPACGAALAAVYSNVIQKLQGQGKLCTPLSSVVVIVCGGSNISLAQLLALKKQLGMDGLPQ, via the exons ATGTCGCGAAGACCCCTGCACGAGGAGACCCCTGTCCGTGACAGCATGACTCTGTCCAAAGTGGCCGGCACCACGGTCTATCTCAAGATAGACAGTTCCCAGCCCTCCGGCTCCTTCAAGATCCGGGGCATCGGACACCTCTGCACAACG TGGGCTGAACGAGGCTGTGAACATTTCGTCTGCTCCTCAG CGGGCAATGCAGGCATGGCAGCCGCCTATGCGGCCAGGAAGCTGGGCATCCCTGCCACGATTGTTGTGCCCAGCACCACGCCTGCCCTCACCATCCAGCGGCTCAAGAATGAGGGTGCCATGGTCAAAGTGGTGGGTGAG ACATTGGATGAAGCCATCAGGGTGGCCAAGGACCTTGAGAAAAACAACTCAGGCTGGGTCTACATCCCTCCCTTTGATGACCCCCTCATCTG ggaaggccACTCTTCCATCGTGAAGGAGCTGAAGAAGACGATGACCGAAAAGCCAGGGGCCATCGTGCTGGCAGTAGGGGGTGGAGGCCTCTTGTGTGGAGTGGTCCAGGGGCTGGTGGAGGTGGGCTGGAGGGACGTGCCCATCATCGCCATGGAGACCATTGGAGCCGAGAGCTTCCACGCTTCCACCAAGGCCGGCAAGCTCGTCACCCTGCCCCGCATTACCAG TGTTGCCAAAGCCCTGGGCGTGACCACTGTGGCAGCGCAGGCTATGAAGGTGTATCGGGAACACCCCATTTTCTCTGAAGTTGTCTCGGACCAGGAGGCTGTGGCTGCTCTTGAGAAGTTTGTGG ATGACGAGAAGATCCTGGTGGAGCCCGCCTGTGGGGCCGCCCTGGCCGCCGTCTACAGCAACGTGATTCAGAAGCTGCAAGGACAGGGGAAACTCTGCACCCCTCTGTCCTCCGTTGTGGTCATTGTCTGTGGGGGCAGCAACATCAGCCTGGCGCAGCTGCTGGCACTCAAGAAACAGCTGGGCATGGACGGGCTGCCCCAGTGA